DNA sequence from the Parcubacteria group bacterium genome:
ATGTTTTTCATCAGCTGCAAAAGTTTTTTCTTTTAAAAAATCTTTCCACCTTGTATACCATTCTTCCAGCAGTATTAAAAAATCTTTCTCAGTTAAAAATTTAAGCGCTAGCCCTATTGCTCGTAATTCTTTTCCAGCTTCAGTTTTCGGTCTTGACGTTAAATATCGCTTGAGAATAGCTGTTTGATGGAATTGGCACATCTGGGCAGGAATATCTGGAAATACCTCGCGTATGCCTCTTTTCCCGTCTAAAACAATGGCTTTTATCGTAAATCCTTTGTTTTCTAATTCAATCTTCGCTTGTCTGTAGATCTCTGGATTTTCTCGGGTAATTTCTTTGTAATATATGTTTCTTTTAAGCAGCGGGGATCTGAACACTAGCACCCCGTAACTTCTTCCAAAAAATGTTACATCCGCAATGAGCACTAACGGTTGCGGAGATACGTCGTGTTTTTCCAACACGTGTCCGTCCAGCTCTTTTTGGATAACCGGAACGCATTTTTTAAATGTTGCCGATAATTGATTAAGTGTTTGTTTCCCCCAAACATATTGATTCCATAAAACTTTTCTTTGTCTGCTAGGACGTTCTTTGCTTTGAAATTGCAATCCGCATTTTTGGCATTTGTATCTTTGCAATCCTCTTCGTTTCCCATTCTTTTTTACCCTGGACAGATTACATCTCGGACATTTTTTTTGAGTAACATATTCGTAGCATTGTAACTAATGGTTAATTTACCGCTTTAGTATGCCACAAATCGATAATTTTAGCCTCCCATATTTTTAATTAAGCCCTCATTGACAATTTTACTGGAGGATAGCTAGTTGGCAGCTGTTTTCAAAACTATCCTTGCGTTGCTATCCTCCTATCTTTTTGATTGACAGAAAACTATAAGGAGGATGAAAAAACTAACTTTGTGATGTTTTCTGCCAACCTTTGAAAATTCCGGGCGCTTGGAAACTACTGCACAGTTGTAATGAATACTAGGGTTCATTTGTTTTCAAGCGCTCATTAAAAATGCATTAAGTGTTGGGGACTAGGTTTCGGATGTCGCAAGACTACTTGATTGTTGTCCTCAACACTATTCATTAATAATGTCCTTCGGGACTAAAAATTCAATTTGGGGGTGTCAAATGCAGTATGGTATTGACTATGGGATGAAAAAGGCAGTGGTGGTCACGGAAAAAGGAAAGACTATCACACTCGATGATGTTAGTAAAAAAATCGAGTTTGTTAATTCTCTGAATCCTGAAGATGCAGTGTATCTGGAATTCGGAGCTGGCGCAGACAAGTTTGCACTGTCCTGCGTTCAGAAAGATATTTCAGTTTTTCGAATTCCGACTACTGTTTTTTCCAGCTGGCGAAACGGCAACGACAAGAAAGATGATGCCAAACTCATGCTTGAGTTAGCGCAGAACACACCGGAGTTATTCTATCCGGTTGCCGCCAAGGACGTTGATATTCTCAAAATCGGACTGATGCTACAGAAGTATTATGTAGTCCAGGACGATATCAGAAAACCGGCCGAGCAGAGACTTTTTCTTACAATGGCTGACGACCTTTTGGTTAGGGGAGAACCCGTCGCCGATCTCGAAAAAGCACTTCGAAAACAAATCGCCGAGCACCCAATGTTTTTGGGTGCCATTGAAGAGGAGAAAAAAATCTACAAGGAGATGGAAAAATTCATCAGAAAAGTTCCTCTTTATCAGGCGATATTTGAACCGATAAAAGGCGTCGGTCCCGTGATTGCCGGGAGAATTATGTATGGCATTCAGGACATTCGACGTTTTTCGACGCCAGCCAAGCTCAAGAATTATTCCGGTTACGGATTTTTTGAGGACGGCTCCGCACAAAGGAGAAAGAAGGGGGAAGTTTTTGCCTGCAACAAGTTTCTCAAACAGGGAGTTTTTCTTTTTACTAACCAAGTAAATAGAGGAACAAATCCTGAATGGAAAGAGCGACTCATTCAGCGCAAAGCCTTTGAGCGCTCGAAGTTCCCCGAAGTAGTCATCAAGGAAATTGGCGGAGAAAAAAAGAAATATTTTACCGACGGGCATATTCATCTTAAAGGATGCCGCTACATCGGCCAGAAGTTCTTAGAATACATCTGGCGAGAGTGGAGGAGGTTTGAAGGAATATAAAAGAAGAACTATCGTCATCATGTCTTCATAGACTATGGATGCTTTGTTCTTTCTTAAATAAGGTGGAAGACTAAAGTTCATATGTCCATTTGTGGATTATAAAGTAAATGTCTTCCAATAACGCGTTTTAAGGTAAAATCTTGAAGCGCGTTTTTTCTTGACACAAATTGAAATATTTCGTATCCTTAAAGCATAGTAAGTTAGTAGGTTATTAAATATGAAATTCTCTACCCGGGCTGGATATGGCCTCCGCGCGACGGTCAATCTGGCTAAAATCTATCCCCAGCAAAAAAGTCTCCAGGAAATCTCCAAGGAAGAGGGGATATCTTTGAAATATCTGGAACAGCTTTTCAGGGCTTTAAAAAAAAATAAAATAGTTACCAGCCAGAAGGGGAGAGAGGGCGGATATACGCTTTCTAAAAATCCAAAAAATATTAAAGTCGGAGAAATTATTGAAATTTTGGACGGACCAATTGTTCCAATGGAATGCGCCAGCGGAAAGTGCGACGCAAAATGCTCCTGCGCTTCCAGCATTGTCTGGACGAAACTGCAGACCCAAATAAAGAAAACATTATATTCCATAAAACTAAAAGATTTAATAAAATAAACTATTACGCTGTCATCTCGAGCGAAATGTCGCCGCGACATGCAGTCGAGAGATCTAATTAGATTCCTCGACTCTCCCGCTAAGCGGGATCGCTCGGAATGACATAAATATTTCATGAAAAAAATATACCTCGACAATGCTGCCACTACCCAAGTTGATCCGGAAGTTTTGAAAGCAATGCTTCCATATTTTTCGGAAAAATTCGGCAATCCGATGTCTATCCATGGCTTCGGACAAGAGGCACTGGAAGCAATAGACAAAGCTCGAAAACAAGCAGCCGATTTTCTGAACTCTGATCCGGAAGAAATAATTTTCACTTCCGGCGCGACGGAAAGCAATAATCTGGCAATCAAAGGGGTTATCAAAAAATATTTTTATTTTAATAAAGACACCAAGACAAAACCGCACATTGTCACCACTGTTTTCGAACATCACTGCGTTTTGGAAACAATAAAGTTTTTGGAAAAATCCGGACAAGCGGAAGTAACATATCTTCCAACCTACGAAGAGGGAATTGTGAGATTGGAAGATGTTAAAAATGCTCTGAAACCAAACACGATTTTAGTTTCCATAATGTATGTCAATAATGAAATCGGAACCGTTCAGCCGATTGCCGAAATCGGAGAACTGATAAGGAACCATAATTCTCAACTCTCAGATCTCAGATCTCAAATCTTATTTCATACCGATGCAACGCAAGCTGCAGGCTATTTTAATTGCGATGTAGAAAAATTAGGAGTAGACATGCTTTCACTTTCCGGACATAAAATTTACGGACCAAAAGGAATCGGCGCCTTGTATATCAAAAAGGGAACACCAATTGCAAAAATTCAGGATGGAGGAGAGCAAGAATTTGGAATGAGAGCCGGAACGCATAATGTTCCTGGTATAGTCGGCCTTGGCAAGGCCATTGAATTGTTAGAAACTAAAAGCCATAACCCACAAACTGCAAAATTAAGAGATTATTTTATCGATAAAGTTCTGAAAGAAATTCCGAATTCATATTTAAACGGATCAAAAGAAAAAAGATCTCCAAATAATATTAACTTCCGATTTGATAATGTGGAAGGGGAGAGTTTGGTGATGTCGCTCGACATGGAAGGTATCGCGACCTCGACTGGATCAGCTTGCTCTTCTGGAACACTCGAACCATCCCATGTGCTTTTAGCGCTCGGACTCAAACCTGAACAAGCCCACGGAAGCCTCAGATTAACGTTAGGTAAAGATACAACAAAAGAGGAAATTGATTATGCTTTTGATAAGCTGGCAGGAATAGTAAGCAAACTAAGGAAGATATCAGGAAGCGTGCTTAAAGATTTTAACTAATTAATTTTCAATGATCAATGATCAATTTACAATAAATTTTCAATTACTTAATTTTCAAAATTTTTAAAATTGAAAATTGAGTATTGATTGAAAACAAGTAAATTGAAAATTGAAAATTTTTATTTATATGCCTTATAGTAAAAAAGTAATCCAGCATTTTACCAAGCCTCATAATCAAGGCGTGATTAAAAATGCCGATGGAATTGGCACGGTCGGCAATCCGGTCTGCGGAGACATCATGAAGCTTTATATTAAAGTTGCCAAAAACAAAAAAGGAGAAGAAATTATCGAAGACATTAAATTTGAAACTCTGGGATGCGGAGCAGCCATTGCCACTTCATCAATGGTCACTGATTTAGCTAAAGGCAGAACTCTTGAAGAAGCGGAAAAAATTACCCGCCAAGATGTCGCGAATGAATTAGAAGGACTTCCGCCAACCAAAATGCATTGCTCAAACCTTGCAGCCGACGCACTTCGCAAAGCAATTGAAAATTATAAAAATAAAAAATAATATGTCAAAACTTCGAAAACTAAAAACCAACGATGAGAAAGGGTTACGGAAACTTTTAAAGCAGCTTACCGGCAAACCGATCAAGCTGAATATTAAATCCTTAATTAAGGATAGAGGCATCCATTGTATAATTTTGGAGCATGACGGCAGAGTAATCGGATTTGGGTCATTGATCTTACACCAAATTCCAACCAAGGGCTTTGTGGCCAGAATTGAAGATGTGGTTGTGCATGAAGAACATCGAGGCAAAGGCCACGGAAGAAAAATTACTGAAGAATTAATTATGATTGCTAAAAATAAAAAAATAAAAATAATAAATCTTACCAGCAATCCTAAGAGAGAAGAGGCGAGGAAATTATATGAATCTATGGGATTTGAGCTAATGGAAACAGGGGTGTTCAAATTAGAGCTTTAATAGATACAAGAAAACCGCTTATCAGGCAATATCCTTAAACAAGCGGTTTTCTCTATATCGAGAACGTCGCACATTATACCTTTTGCGACGTTATAAATATTCTATTTCCAAAATATCTAAAACTTTTAAGACTTCTATCCCAAGTTAAAATATAAATATATTGCGTTATGCAATATATTTATAATTCCCTATCTCCACACACGTTCTGCCTGCTTTTTCCCCCATGCTTAAAATAAAAAATAATAATAAATAATTTTTTTATTTTTAAATTGTTTTCATCCTCTCCTCCAGTGAAGACTCCCCTGCTAATTTTTTAAAAAAATAAAAAACACTTATAATTTTAGCGGGCAGTTTCTTTCTATCTGCTTTCTTTGCTACCAAAGGAAACAGAAGATAAAAAGTTATTTGTAAATGATCATCTGGTCAATCTTGGTTCCGCTTGAAGGGCTAAGCGATCCGACTAAAGCCTTTGAAGTGTCCAAATATAAATTTGCACCCCAGTAGGGATCGTGAACAACATATTTTCCGTTGGACATCTTAGTGTGAATGACGACGTAGTGCCCCCCGGAACCTTTGGTTTTTTTAATATAAACAATCACCGGATTTTTTTCCTTGAGTTCACTGTCAATTGTGCTCCAGTTTATATTCCCATGAGAATATCCTCCGCTAAGAGAAATTTCTCCTCCAAAAGAAGATGACGGCCAATTGATAAGATCGGAACTAAATATTTTTTTACGAGCAAGGGCTCCAGGAGTAATTGAATCATCGTGATAACTAAAAACCATTGCTACTGCCGTAACTGCGCAGCCATAACTTTTCATTTTGGTTTTCGTGTTTCCGATATTCTGATCTCCCCAGCGCGAATCTCTTTGTGAATAATACCAACTGGCTGAAGCAGATGCGGAAGAAGGGGGCTTTGAATACGAATCAGCCGAAAGGCCAGCACCCAGCTCATCGATATTTACAAGTTCCTGTTTCTGCTCTTCGACTCTCTCCAAGAGTTTTTCGTATTTTGCCTGCTCTCCCTCTGTCTGAAAAACAAGCGCTTCTTTTTGATCCCTCTTGTCGTTAAGCTCAGAACTCTTCTCCTGAAGCTCGTAAAACAAATCGGTCGCTTCTTTCTTTTTATCCTCTACTGATTTTTTTTCATTTTGAAGCCCGTCTCTAAGCGATTTTATATTTTTAAGTATTTCATTTGTTTTATCTTCTACTTGAACTAGCCTGTCATCCCTGGCCATAAAAGATGACAAATTTTTATTGCTAAGAAAAGCTGCAACTACATCTTGATCTTTATTTTCATAATAAACCTGTAAAAGATCTCCCAAAATCTTTCTTTGAAGCTCTATGGAAACTTCTGTTTCATTTATCTGATTTTCCAACTTATTAATTTTCATATTCAAATTTTCAATCTCTTTCTTCTTTAGTTCTGTCTCATTTTCCAGCTTATTTACCTCGGCTTCCAGAAGAGCTATTTGATTTTCTAAGGTGTCCTGTTGCTTTTGTTTGATATCGATTATTTGCTGATATATCTTGGCTTTTTCTTCAAGGTCTTTTATTTTTTGAGCCGTATCGCTAGCTGTGTCAGCCTTAATATATTTAAATGATATAAAAATTGACAAAAACAAAATTGACAACCCTAAAACGGTTATCTTTATTTTTCCATTAAATATATTTATATATTTTTTAATATTATTAGCTTATTATTTATGTCATTACGGGCTTGACCCGGAATCTACGCTAGTGAATTTACGGAAGTGTAGATTCCTGCTCCCCGATTTCTCGAGGACAAGTTTCGCAGGAATGACATAGGAAATTATTTAAATAATTCTAATCCTTTTTTAATTCTAGCTAGGCTCTCTTCCTTTCCTAAAACCCAAGCTACTTCAAATGGAGTCGGAGAAAACTTTTGTTCGGTCAAAATCCAACGAAGCGGAAAAAGTAAATCCCCTCTTTTCTCTCCTGCCTCTTTTAAAAGTTCTTCTTCTATCTTTTCTTTTTTCCACTCGGAAATATTTTCCAAAACCTTTAAAGATTTTTCGAGAAATATTTTTGTTTCTTCGTCAGTATTTTTCTTCCAGCGAATATCATCTTTGGAATAATTCAGATTATCATTAAAAAAGAATTGATTGCTCTCCCCCACCTCGGATAATTTTTGGAGCCTGTCTTGTTCGACTGTTAAAACTTTTTTCAGATATTCTTCAGTTTTTCTTTCCGGTTTTGCATTCACAAAAAAATCTTTTTGCTCAAAAAAATTCCGTGCTTTTTCGAATAGCTCATCAGCGGACATTTTTTTGATATATTGATTATCGATCCAATCCAATTTTTTAACGTCAAAAACCGCTCCCGCTTTATGTACTTTTTCCAGATTAAATTCTTCAATCAATTCTTCTAAAAGAAAAATTTCCCTGGTGCTACCCTGCCCCGGATTCCATCCCAAAAGCGCTACGAAATTAATTATCGCTTCTTTGAGATATCCATTTTTAATATAATCTTCCACGGCAACATCGCCCTGCCTTTTCGATAATTTCGATCTGTCAAGATTGAGGAGCAGCGGCAAATGGGCAAATCTTGGAATTTCCCAGCCAAAATTCTGATAGAGCTGAATATATTTCGGCGTACTGGAAACATATTCTTCTCCGCGAATGACATGAGAAATCTCCATTAAATGATCGTCGATAACATTGGCAAAATTATAGGTGGGATAGCCGTCAGATTTCATAAGTATCTGATCATCCAGAAGTTCGTTCTTAATGCTAACTTTTCCGCGAATAATGTCCTTGTATTCAGTAACGCCTTCTGTATTTATTTTCTGCCGGATGACATATTTTTCCCCATCAGCAATTTTCTTGTCAGCTTCTTCCTTCGAAAGCTTAAGGCAATAGCGATCATACATTGGCGCTTTTTTCTCAGCCGTTTGCTGATTTCTCATTTCTTCCAATCTTTTGGGAGTGCAAAAACATCGATAGGCTGTTCCATTTGCTATCAATTGCTCAACATATTTTTTATATAATCCCAATCTTTCCGATTGGATATATGGGCCAAAATCTCCTCTTTGGATTACCTTTCCATCTTCAACAAAAACTCCTTCATCATATTTGAACCCAGTCCAGTTGATAATATGAATTAATTTTTCCAAAGCGTCTTGAACATATCTTTTCTGGTCGGTGTCTTCGATGCGCAATATAAAATCGCCATTGTTTTGTTTGGCAAAAAGATATCCATACAAAGCGGTGCGAAAATTACCGACGTGCATATATCCCGTCGGCGACGGCGCAAATCTGACTCTGACTTTATTCATAAAATTTATTAAGCAATATTATTTTCCTCTTTTTCTTCTTTATCTTTTTTGATCAGTCTCCAGTGAAATAAATATATCGGCAAAGCAATGATCATCATCGTGAGTGCATTTACGACATTGTTTTGTCTTTCTTGGCTATAACACTCCCCTTCAGCGTTGTCCTTTTTCCACTGTTCATAGTCTTTTAATAAATTATCAAGCTGTATTTTTTGATCAGTCGTTGCTACCTCGGCTAAAGAATTTTTATCCAAAGCATAAACCGGTGGCTGTTGATTGCATCGACTGTATCCGCCTTTTTCCGCCTTGGGAAAAACATACGCCTTAAGGACGGTATTTAAAATTGTTCCCGTTCCAACAGCCACAAATATCAAACTGACTAGCGCCGCCACATACAAATAAATTGTTCGAATAAGCTTGGTTTTTGTTGTCATATTATTTTTTTATAAAAAATTATCTTTATTGGAAAAATTACTACTGCGTTGAAAATTCTGCCAATTCTTTTTGGCTGAAGTATCAATCGCCAAAGCCATTCAACACCAAAAAATTGCATCCATTTTGGCGCTCTTTTCAGCTTGCCAGTCATATAGTCAAAACTACCCCCTACTCCGACGGCTAGCTTAATATTAGCACATTTTAAGCTATTCAGGAATTTTTCTTGAAATGGCACGCCGAAGTTGCAGAAAACAATATCTGCGACTATGTCATTCCCGCGAAAGCGGGAATCTACACTTACATCAATTGACTGCGTAGATTCCTGGTCAAGCCAGGAATGACAGTTGATATTGGTACCATAAATCTCTAAGTCCGGATAAATTTTTAAAATAGCCTTTTTCGTTTCTTCCCAACCGCTTAACCCCCCGCTATTGGCTGCTAAATATATTCTCAACTTTTTTTCATTGGAGATTTTCAAAATTTCCATCATCAGATCAATTCCCATCATACGGCATTTTAATTTTTCTCCAAATCGCCAAAAAGTAAATCTTATCCCGATACTATCCGCGATATTCAAATCGCAATTATTTAAAATATTCTTGAATTCATTGTCTTTTTGCGCCTTCAAAATAAATTCCGGGTTTATAGTTGCAATCTGATAGAACTTATCTTCACTCAAAAAACAAGATATTTTATCTAATATCTCTTTTCTTTCCAAATTATCCACTTTTACTTCCAAAATTTTCATCGATTGATTAAATAGAAATTCACTACAGTATACTGTAATACTGTAGTATTGTTACTTTTTTTTAGCTGCTAAAATATTAGCTAACATAAAATGTAATGGGTATTTTTTTCTAACCCATTCCCTTGAAAATGGAACTTCTCCATATTTATCAAAATTGCTTAATTCTTTATATTTACTTTTGTATTTTTTAATTGCTTCTTTGTATCCTCCAAATCCATTGTTCAGCCACCTTTCTACCTGATTAATTGTTGTGAATCCTATCTTTAATTTTTTTCTTATTTCGTCCTGGGTAAATCCGTCTAAAAGCATTTTGGCTACCTGTATTCTCCTGGATATCATTACTACCTCGCTAAGAGTCAAAAGATCTTTGAAAAAATTTTTAATCTCTTCCCTATTCTTTAACACAGAAACCATAGAATAAAATTCTCCGAGATACTTTTTCTTTTCCTCCTCTGACAAAGCGTTATATTTGACTTTTCCTGGCATATTTTTGTATTTGTTATTTACTACAGTATACTGTAATACTGTAGTATTGAAAATCTTACTACATGAATAGTTTTTGATGCTTTTTACTTTAACTCACAAGATTCCAAAACCGTATACCGCGTTCTTCCTTTCTCAATTTTACTTTCGAAAACATCCACGCTTTCTACCGGAATGGAAATCTTGAAACTTTCCCCTATTTTTGGTTTTTCCGAAAGCGCTTTCCATTTGGCTTTGTCTATTTTGCCGAGAGTTATATGCGGTTTAAATTCCTTTCTTTCACTCACAAAAATATCCAAAGATTTTTCGATATCCGTTTGCAGTTTTCGAAGCTCTTCATTGGCGCCTCCAAAAAGCCAGATTATCTTCGGATTTTCCGGATCCGGACCAACTCCTATTCCTTCAAAATTAACATCAAAGCTCTCGAAGTTTTGAGCAGCTTCCTTAACCGCCAAACAAACTTCAGCTAAGCTCTCGTCATTAATAAATCCCAAAAACGACAAAGTCAGATGAAAATTATCAGGAAGCGACCACTTAATGGGAATTTCCTTCCATTTTTCAATTCTCTGATTTAAGCGTTTTTTGACATCATCCGGCAAACTAATGCCGATAAAAATTCTTCTTTGCATTAGCTGATTTTAATTAAATCACAAATTAGTGCTAAAATAAAGGAAACGGTCGATAAAACTTATACCCTAAATTTTAACGCTAATCTATGCCAACTANNNNNNNNNNAACGATATTTATCAAATTTTGGAAAATAAAAAAGAGGGACTGCGATGCGATACTACGCAACACAAATCCCTCTTGAGCACACTTACTCGGTCGTCCACGAGCGTCCGCTCGATTTTTCCTTCTCAATGGACGTACCCGAGAAAGGATCTACGTTCTTGTTTGCGTTTTTTCTCAGTTCCGTCCATTCATCAACGACCTCCTTCTCTCCAGCTTCTTTTAATAAAACAATCCCGCTGGACTTTTCGTTGTGTAAGAGGACGACATACCCCCATTTTTTCTCTTTTTGACGGAAGACTTTCTCTGCCTTCCTCAAAGTTTCAAACGTGATTACTCCCCTCCTTACTGCGTTCTCTTGGACATTGCTTTTTATCCGAGAGAAGCATACGACAGCGTATCTTGTTACACTATCACTTACACTATTGCCAACTCCAACCATGATACCCCTTGCATTCGCGAACTTACTTGCCTTCTTATACAATTTTCACCTCCTTACAATTTTAAGTTTGAATCCGCAGGATTTCTCCTATCCAAATTTACAAATTATTTATAAGTTTAGATAGGAGGGAGAAGCAAATATATACTTCTCCCATTTCT
Encoded proteins:
- a CDS encoding transposase; this translates as MQYGIDYGMKKAVVVTEKGKTITLDDVSKKIEFVNSLNPEDAVYLEFGAGADKFALSCVQKDISVFRIPTTVFSSWRNGNDKKDDAKLMLELAQNTPELFYPVAAKDVDILKIGLMLQKYYVVQDDIRKPAEQRLFLTMADDLLVRGEPVADLEKALRKQIAEHPMFLGAIEEEKKIYKEMEKFIRKVPLYQAIFEPIKGVGPVIAGRIMYGIQDIRRFSTPAKLKNYSGYGFFEDGSAQRRKKGEVFACNKFLKQGVFLFTNQVNRGTNPEWKERLIQRKAFERSKFPEVVIKEIGGEKKKYFTDGHIHLKGCRYIGQKFLEYIWREWRRFEGI
- a CDS encoding Rrf2 family transcriptional regulator; amino-acid sequence: MKFSTRAGYGLRATVNLAKIYPQQKSLQEISKEEGISLKYLEQLFRALKKNKIVTSQKGREGGYTLSKNPKNIKVGEIIEILDGPIVPMECASGKCDAKCSCASSIVWTKLQTQIKKTLYSIKLKDLIK
- a CDS encoding cysteine desulfurase family protein; the encoded protein is MKKIYLDNAATTQVDPEVLKAMLPYFSEKFGNPMSIHGFGQEALEAIDKARKQAADFLNSDPEEIIFTSGATESNNLAIKGVIKKYFYFNKDTKTKPHIVTTVFEHHCVLETIKFLEKSGQAEVTYLPTYEEGIVRLEDVKNALKPNTILVSIMYVNNEIGTVQPIAEIGELIRNHNSQLSDLRSQILFHTDATQAAGYFNCDVEKLGVDMLSLSGHKIYGPKGIGALYIKKGTPIAKIQDGGEQEFGMRAGTHNVPGIVGLGKAIELLETKSHNPQTAKLRDYFIDKVLKEIPNSYLNGSKEKRSPNNINFRFDNVEGESLVMSLDMEGIATSTGSACSSGTLEPSHVLLALGLKPEQAHGSLRLTLGKDTTKEEIDYAFDKLAGIVSKLRKISGSVLKDFN
- the nifU gene encoding Fe-S cluster assembly scaffold protein NifU: MPYSKKVIQHFTKPHNQGVIKNADGIGTVGNPVCGDIMKLYIKVAKNKKGEEIIEDIKFETLGCGAAIATSSMVTDLAKGRTLEEAEKITRQDVANELEGLPPTKMHCSNLAADALRKAIENYKNKK
- a CDS encoding GNAT family N-acetyltransferase, which translates into the protein MSKLRKLKTNDEKGLRKLLKQLTGKPIKLNIKSLIKDRGIHCIILEHDGRVIGFGSLILHQIPTKGFVARIEDVVVHEEHRGKGHGRKITEELIMIAKNKKIKIINLTSNPKREEARKLYESMGFELMETGVFKLEL
- a CDS encoding C39 family peptidase encodes the protein MSIFISFKYIKADTASDTAQKIKDLEEKAKIYQQIIDIKQKQQDTLENQIALLEAEVNKLENETELKKKEIENLNMKINKLENQINETEVSIELQRKILGDLLQVYYENKDQDVVAAFLSNKNLSSFMARDDRLVQVEDKTNEILKNIKSLRDGLQNEKKSVEDKKKEATDLFYELQEKSSELNDKRDQKEALVFQTEGEQAKYEKLLERVEEQKQELVNIDELGAGLSADSYSKPPSSASASASWYYSQRDSRWGDQNIGNTKTKMKSYGCAVTAVAMVFSYHDDSITPGALARKKIFSSDLINWPSSSFGGEISLSGGYSHGNINWSTIDSELKEKNPVIVYIKKTKGSGGHYVVIHTKMSNGKYVVHDPYWGANLYLDTSKALVGSLSPSSGTKIDQMIIYK
- the gltX gene encoding glutamate--tRNA ligase, with product MNKVRVRFAPSPTGYMHVGNFRTALYGYLFAKQNNGDFILRIEDTDQKRYVQDALEKLIHIINWTGFKYDEGVFVEDGKVIQRGDFGPYIQSERLGLYKKYVEQLIANGTAYRCFCTPKRLEEMRNQQTAEKKAPMYDRYCLKLSKEEADKKIADGEKYVIRQKINTEGVTEYKDIIRGKVSIKNELLDDQILMKSDGYPTYNFANVIDDHLMEISHVIRGEEYVSSTPKYIQLYQNFGWEIPRFAHLPLLLNLDRSKLSKRQGDVAVEDYIKNGYLKEAIINFVALLGWNPGQGSTREIFLLEELIEEFNLEKVHKAGAVFDVKKLDWIDNQYIKKMSADELFEKARNFFEQKDFFVNAKPERKTEEYLKKVLTVEQDRLQKLSEVGESNQFFFNDNLNYSKDDIRWKKNTDEETKIFLEKSLKVLENISEWKKEKIEEELLKEAGEKRGDLLFPLRWILTEQKFSPTPFEVAWVLGKEESLARIKKGLELFK
- a CDS encoding WecB/TagA/CpsF family glycosyltransferase codes for the protein MKILEVKVDNLERKEILDKISCFLSEDKFYQIATINPEFILKAQKDNEFKNILNNCDLNIADSIGIRFTFWRFGEKLKCRMMGIDLMMEILKISNEKKLRIYLAANSGGLSGWEETKKAILKIYPDLEIYGTNINCHSWLDQESTQSIDVSVDSRFRGNDIVADIVFCNFGVPFQEKFLNSLKCANIKLAVGVGGSFDYMTGKLKRAPKWMQFFGVEWLWRLILQPKRIGRIFNAVVIFPIKIIFYKKII
- a CDS encoding YerC/YecD family TrpR-related protein; this translates as MPGKVKYNALSEEEKKKYLGEFYSMVSVLKNREEIKNFFKDLLTLSEVVMISRRIQVAKMLLDGFTQDEIRKKLKIGFTTINQVERWLNNGFGGYKEAIKKYKSKYKELSNFDKYGEVPFSREWVRKKYPLHFMLANILAAKKK
- the thpR gene encoding RNA 2',3'-cyclic phosphodiesterase; the protein is MQRRIFIGISLPDDVKKRLNQRIEKWKEIPIKWSLPDNFHLTLSFLGFINDESLAEVCLAVKEAAQNFESFDVNFEGIGVGPDPENPKIIWLFGGANEELRKLQTDIEKSLDIFVSERKEFKPHITLGKIDKAKWKALSEKPKIGESFKISIPVESVDVFESKIEKGRTRYTVLESCELK